Below is a window of Drosophila miranda strain MSH22 chromosome 3, D.miranda_PacBio2.1, whole genome shotgun sequence DNA.
AACCTCCCCCTTTGGCATTTCAAGGTTGCATTCCTCCCAGTGGAAATTGTGGAAAATGATGAGTGCCTCTAACAAGTTTCTTGTTACCCTTTCAATGCGGCACTATGGCAAGAGCAAATGAAGAGCAGAACAAGAACAAAGAGAGAACCGGGAGAAGGCTTCTTATCTCCAACCATCGCTTGACCacagacaacaacaaaacaccACACACGGCTGCCAATGCGATTTGTTTTTGATACCCTTACGAGCGATTCGGGGTATTGCGACTGTGACTACACCCAAAAATATAGAAATGTGTATAAGAAAATGTTGCAATCGAATCGAATGCTCGAAAGAATTGCATACGAAAATCCACCTGAAGTATGAATAATCAAAGTTTGTATCTGGCCCAACTCGTATCATGCATAGCATATGTGAGGGTGTCCTATCAGTCGTTGCGGTTTCCCCTTCACTGAATTCTCTTCTCTTCCTTGCCTGCTGTTTCTCTGCCATCCTTAATGCAAATGATCCAGACAGAGACGGGGAGACACAAAGGCCGCAGTCTGTCCCGTTAGCCCGTAGCTAAGTGCACAGTGACCGGTGGAATTAGAGGgggggagagagagtgagatAGAGATAGCGCGTATTgtctgttctgttcttttGCCCGCTTGTCAGTCGCCGTCTTTGACGATTTGTTTGCATGTCATTCATCGCCCCGCTTGcgattttttctttttttgtatcGGTTTCGTTTTCATTTCGCTCTCTACTCTTTAGGTAGAGGGGAAGGGGGAGTGGGATGGGTATACATATAATACAAAATCAATTGGATTGCGTTTGACGGAGCAAAACACAAAACATAATATTATGGTAATCGTACTTATTAGGGTTAAGGCTGCCGATGGGGAGCTGTTGCACCTTCATTGggggttttatttttatttttttgcttGTTTTTTATTGATATTCTTTGCCTGAAACGAACTTTTACAGGGATATGCATATGGGCTTAACACTAGAAATTAGGAttatattttttctttataCTTTCTTTGCTTACAACGAGTGATAGAGAGAGATCTGGGGGATCGTAAGAATAACGATATGTGTACTTAGCAGAGATCCAAAGAGATCGTAAAGTTAAGGTATGTATTGTGTGGATATTAAGGCTGATTACAATTGATCCTGTAGGGATGTTCTATGTATCTTTGATAGTAGAAAATAATGTATAATAATCCATGAGATAAAcgataaacaaaacaaatctTACTCCATTCTGTGAGATCGGTCAGACCTGAGAAAGGAACTACAAAACGATTAACTTTTTAACTAAAGGAACTACAAACAGATTAACTAGTGCGTTGAGTGAACCAAAAACTCTTTTGCCATTTCCCAGCTGTCCAAAAGAGAGTGCCATCTTATTCCATAATTAAAGCACATTTGTGATTTAGGTTTCTATAGATTATAGCTAACACAAGGGATGATCTTCCTCCGGAGTCTCCTACACATAGCCACTGGACTCCAGCTTCAGGGCTCCCTCATAAGTGGGCAGACCCGATCTGTCAATGATTTTGCTCATGTCCAGGCTGATAAAGCCGTTCTCGTTGATGTTGCTTAAATCCTGGCTGGCAGCAGCCAGCTCCTCCTCATTCCTGGCCGATGACGTGGCTGCCACAGATGCGTTGTCATTTTCATCGTTGACATCGGTGATGGTTGTGGTGGTTGTCTCGTTGATTGCTTCCTGTGTTGCGGGTTGGACATTCCCATTTGTCTCATCTTCTGTCTGGGCTTCGCCAATCATGTGGTTGCCGTTTCCATCCTCGTTGTCGCAGTTGTtggagcaggggcagggacaTGTTGCCAGCTCAGCACTTGCCAACATTCTATTTTCGTTGGCATCCTCTGGCGGCACTTCGCTGCTCCTCATGGAGCCCATATTGAGGCCGCTTTCCACAGACAAGGCACATGGGCTGACCTCATCTTCCGCTTCCGCCTCGTAGCGGAACTTGCCACACAGCGGACAGCCCTGTCGGTAGTGACTGTGCTGGTGGCTCTGCTGCAGGTAGCGACGCCCCAAGGTGTTCAGCCCGAAGCCTTGCTGACCACCGTGCTTCCTGCCCTGCAGGGCCAGAGGTACCGCTGGTGGTGGCGGCAGTGTTTCCATTTCCAGGCAATTTCCACGTCGGGCGGCAACCGCAGCCGCCCCTGCATTCCACATGCTCTCCATTTCCGTTGCATTCCACATACTCTCCACCTCCGCCCGCTGCAGGGAGCAGCAGGATTGGGCGTTCAGCGCCAGCTGCAGTTCCTTGTTGACCGCGGCTCCGCatccagctgcagctgcagctgctcctcctcctctgatTGCCCCCGATCCACTGGCCATGGCATCCACACTGCCATCGGGCGTGCCACGACTGCAGCCGCCGACCGGCCCGTGGGGATGGTGGTGCGTGCTGATGTCCAGCGAGGATCGATAGCCGGGCGGTGGCGAGATCCGCTGCATCaggatctgctgctgctgcagctggagctgctccagctgctgctggtgctgctgttgttgctgcagcAACTGCTGCTCGTGCAGCACCACCGCATCGTAGGAGGGCGGCGGCTCGTGGTGCAGGGTCGGCATAACGGACAGTCCGTCTGTGGAGTCGCCCAGGAATAGTCCAGATGTCTCGTAGCACTGG
It encodes the following:
- the LOC108159237 gene encoding uncharacterized protein LOC108159237 isoform X3, translated to MPTLHHEPPPSYDAVVLHEQQLLQQQQQHQQQLEQLQLQQQQILMQRISPPPGYRSSLDISTHHHPHGPVGGCSRGTPDGSVDAMASGSGAIRGGGAAAAAAGCGAAVNKELQLALNAQSCCSLQRAEVESMWNATEMESMWNAGAAAVAARRGNCLEMETLPPPPAVPLALQGRKHGGQQGFGLNTLGRRYLQQSHQHSHYRQGCPLCGKFRYEAEAEDEVSPCALSVESGLNMGSMRSSEVPPEDANENRMLASAELATCPCPCSNNCDNEDGNGNHMIGEAQTEDETNGNVQPATQEAINETTTTTITDVNDENDNASVAATSSARNEEELAAASQDLSNINENGFISLDMSKIIDRSGLPTYEGALKLESSGYV
- the LOC108159237 gene encoding uncharacterized protein LOC108159237 isoform X1, with amino-acid sequence MSLKRYATLLAAVTPQNPPNATTRAVSTVGSITTIAPSSSSSVAPSSSSSSSSEESQSQSQEHGTSSSSSSFTTYYSSGLGLYHQRGVSGSAGSVGGGGGAAGAGGPQTYANVVNGNVNLLLGGAMLSLVTTILCVVCYCCHRNIKKRTEAAYRQQQHQWLETDPNMEIYSVEQCYETSGLFLGDSTDGLSVMPTLHHEPPPSYDAVVLHEQQLLQQQQQHQQQLEQLQLQQQQILMQRISPPPGYRSSLDISTHHHPHGPVGGCSRGTPDGSVDAMASGSGAIRGGGAAAAAAGCGAAVNKELQLALNAQSCCSLQRAEVESMWNATEMESMWNAGAAAVAARRGNCLEMETLPPPPAVPLALQGRKHGGQQGFGLNTLGRRYLQQSHQHSHYRQGCPLCGKFRYEAEAEDEVSPCALSVESGLNMGSMRSSEVPPEDANENRMLASAELATCPCPCSNNCDNEDGNGNHMIGEAQTEDETNGNVQPATQEAINETTTTTITDVNDENDNASVAATSSARNEEELAAASQDLSNINENGFISLDMSKIIDRSGLPTYEGALKLESSGYV
- the LOC108159237 gene encoding uncharacterized protein LOC108159237 isoform X2 → MMILQRFHGRGRKECAMLSLVTTILCVVCYCCHRNIKKRTEAAYRQQQHQWLETDPNMEIYSVEQCYETSGLFLGDSTDGLSVMPTLHHEPPPSYDAVVLHEQQLLQQQQQHQQQLEQLQLQQQQILMQRISPPPGYRSSLDISTHHHPHGPVGGCSRGTPDGSVDAMASGSGAIRGGGAAAAAAGCGAAVNKELQLALNAQSCCSLQRAEVESMWNATEMESMWNAGAAAVAARRGNCLEMETLPPPPAVPLALQGRKHGGQQGFGLNTLGRRYLQQSHQHSHYRQGCPLCGKFRYEAEAEDEVSPCALSVESGLNMGSMRSSEVPPEDANENRMLASAELATCPCPCSNNCDNEDGNGNHMIGEAQTEDETNGNVQPATQEAINETTTTTITDVNDENDNASVAATSSARNEEELAAASQDLSNINENGFISLDMSKIIDRSGLPTYEGALKLESSGYV